A genomic segment from Flavobacterium sp. 9R encodes:
- a CDS encoding cytochrome-c peroxidase, whose product MKRYFFLLLLCSFFSCQKKENTHSLISSNFARNVTELIQEVNQLKALVASDAKLSTIQNQFLKARNSYKKLEWMSEYYYPTVSKSINGPAIPEFEENDGITVPPEGFQVIEEFLFPKYDVATKSDLEMEIGVLRSNLKRLQKVSEKTTLADTYIFDALRLSVFRMITLGITGFDSPVALHSIPEAKVVLESIAENVTFYKNTLDAKSFQALSATLSQGTKYLATHTNFNAFDRAYFIKNIANPLSKQLYQCQKSASIPFVKETRALKTTAQTLFDKEAFDIEAFNGFPDYKTTPEKIALGKKLFNDPILSGNNSRSCASCHHSDIAFTDGLEQTISLDGKTKVKRNTPTLMNIAFQRAFFYDSKVSYLEDQAVAVITNEIEMHGSLEKSVKALQKDKKYVAEFKKAFPKNEINEFGIKNALASYVRSLSQYNSKFDAYMRDEVEFSTDEKAGFNLFAGKAKCATCHFIPLTNGTVPPNFMKTESEILGVPNRHNYLDADLGKYELTQAEIHRNSFKTPTIRNIELTAPYMHNGVFKTLEEVIDFYNKGGGIGLGFKVPNQTLPEDELLLSDKEKKQLIAFMKTLTDKRN is encoded by the coding sequence ATGAAAAGATATTTTTTCTTATTGCTATTATGCTCTTTTTTTTCTTGTCAAAAAAAGGAAAATACACATAGCCTTATTTCATCCAATTTTGCACGAAACGTAACTGAATTAATTCAAGAAGTCAATCAATTAAAAGCTTTAGTTGCCTCAGATGCCAAGCTTTCAACGATTCAAAATCAATTTTTAAAAGCTAGAAATAGTTATAAAAAATTGGAATGGATGAGCGAGTACTATTACCCAACAGTTTCAAAATCAATTAACGGACCTGCAATTCCTGAGTTTGAAGAAAATGATGGCATAACAGTTCCTCCTGAGGGTTTTCAAGTAATAGAAGAATTTTTGTTTCCAAAATATGATGTAGCTACTAAATCAGATTTAGAAATGGAAATAGGCGTATTGAGGTCTAATTTGAAAAGATTACAAAAGGTTTCGGAAAAAACCACCTTAGCCGATACTTATATTTTTGATGCGTTGCGACTATCCGTTTTTAGAATGATTACCCTAGGAATTACGGGCTTTGATTCTCCAGTTGCACTGCATTCCATCCCAGAAGCAAAAGTAGTTTTAGAGAGCATAGCGGAAAATGTAACTTTTTATAAAAACACGTTGGATGCTAAGTCATTTCAAGCGCTTTCAGCTACTCTTTCTCAAGGAACAAAGTACCTAGCAACTCATACCAACTTCAATGCTTTTGATAGAGCGTATTTTATTAAAAATATAGCTAATCCATTGAGTAAACAGTTATATCAATGTCAAAAAAGTGCTTCGATTCCGTTTGTAAAAGAGACCAGAGCTCTAAAAACTACAGCGCAAACGCTCTTTGATAAAGAGGCTTTTGATATAGAAGCTTTCAATGGTTTTCCTGATTATAAAACCACTCCAGAAAAAATTGCCTTAGGAAAAAAGTTATTCAATGACCCTATTTTGTCTGGCAACAATTCGCGTTCTTGCGCTTCTTGTCACCATTCTGATATTGCTTTTACAGATGGTTTAGAGCAAACGATTTCCTTAGATGGAAAAACCAAAGTAAAGCGAAATACGCCTACTTTGATGAACATCGCTTTCCAACGTGCTTTCTTCTATGATTCTAAAGTAAGTTATCTCGAAGACCAAGCCGTGGCTGTCATCACAAACGAAATCGAAATGCACGGTTCTCTTGAAAAATCAGTAAAAGCCTTGCAAAAAGATAAAAAGTATGTAGCCGAATTCAAAAAAGCATTTCCTAAAAATGAGATTAACGAATTCGGAATCAAAAACGCCTTGGCTTCCTACGTTCGTTCTTTGAGCCAATACAATTCAAAGTTTGATGCATATATGCGCGACGAAGTCGAATTTTCGACAGACGAGAAAGCAGGTTTTAATTTATTTGCAGGTAAAGCTAAATGCGCTACTTGCCATTTTATTCCTTTAACCAACGGGACAGTCCCACCTAATTTTATGAAAACAGAAAGCGAAATTTTAGGAGTACCCAACAGGCATAATTATTTGGATGCCGATTTAGGAAAATATGAATTGACCCAAGCCGAAATTCATAGAAATTCATTTAAAACACCCACCATCAGAAACATTGAGCTAACGGCTCCGTATATGCATAACGGTGTTTTCAAAACTTTAGAAGAAGTCATTGATTTTTATAACAAAGGTGGTGGAATTGGCCTTGGATTTAAAGTGCCTAATCAAACATTGCCAGAAGATGAATTACTACTTTCAGATAAGGAAAAGAAGCAGTTAATTGCTTTTATGAAAACCCTTACCGATAAGCGAAATTAA
- a CDS encoding MATE family efflux transporter, whose product MNLSQYTKEFSQNIKLAYPVVLGMLGHTLIGIVDNYMVGNLGSTELAAVSLGNSFIFLALSVGIGFSTAITPLIAEADAEQNTKKIRTTFHHGLLLCTILGVVLFVLTVLSKQLMYFMNQPETVVVLAAPYIDWVAFSLIPVIIYQGYKQFADGLSQTKYSMYAIFFANVVHVFFNYVLIYGVWFFPKLGIIGAALGTVISRILMVIFMHYIMKQNAIMKRYFKNFTFKEIKKTILKKIINLGLPSAMQMLFEVTLFTAAIWLSGTLGKNNQAANQIALILASSTFMVAMGLNVTAMIRVGHAKGAADFKGLIVVARSIFLLAILIESLFAILFIVFHNYLPHLFLNTADVSQLADNNEIIMITAKLLLVAAVFQISDGIQVVVLGALRGLQDVKIPMYITFVAYWIVGFPVSFYLGKYTDLEAVGIWIGLLAGLTAAAIFLYIRFSRLTKKLVLLNTAE is encoded by the coding sequence ATGAACTTGTCACAATACACCAAAGAGTTTTCACAGAACATAAAATTGGCCTATCCCGTTGTTTTAGGGATGCTGGGACATACTTTAATTGGTATTGTAGACAATTATATGGTGGGCAATTTAGGTTCTACAGAATTGGCAGCGGTTTCGTTAGGCAATAGTTTTATATTTTTGGCGCTCTCTGTAGGTATTGGTTTTTCTACAGCCATTACTCCATTGATTGCAGAAGCGGATGCGGAACAAAACACCAAAAAAATCCGAACGACTTTTCATCACGGCTTGTTGTTGTGTACAATTTTAGGCGTTGTTTTGTTTGTTTTGACCGTCTTGTCCAAGCAACTAATGTATTTTATGAACCAGCCAGAAACGGTTGTCGTTCTGGCAGCGCCATACATTGATTGGGTGGCTTTTTCATTGATTCCTGTAATTATTTATCAAGGGTACAAGCAATTTGCCGATGGATTATCGCAAACCAAATATTCTATGTATGCCATATTTTTTGCCAATGTGGTACACGTGTTTTTTAATTACGTATTGATTTATGGTGTTTGGTTTTTTCCTAAGTTGGGAATCATCGGAGCTGCTTTAGGAACAGTGATTTCTAGAATTTTGATGGTGATTTTTATGCATTACATTATGAAACAGAATGCCATTATGAAACGCTATTTTAAAAATTTTACGTTCAAAGAAATCAAAAAAACGATTTTGAAAAAAATCATCAATCTAGGATTGCCCTCAGCGATGCAAATGTTGTTCGAGGTTACTTTATTTACCGCTGCAATTTGGCTTTCAGGAACTTTGGGTAAAAACAATCAAGCGGCCAACCAAATTGCGTTAATTTTAGCCTCTTCTACTTTTATGGTAGCAATGGGATTGAATGTAACGGCAATGATACGTGTGGGTCACGCCAAGGGAGCAGCAGATTTTAAAGGATTAATTGTGGTAGCACGTTCTATTTTTTTATTGGCAATCCTTATTGAATCGCTATTTGCCATTTTATTTATTGTCTTCCATAATTATTTGCCACATTTATTTTTGAATACTGCTGATGTTTCTCAATTGGCCGATAACAATGAAATTATAATGATAACGGCTAAATTGTTATTGGTTGCAGCAGTTTTCCAAATTTCAGATGGTATTCAGGTTGTGGTTTTGGGAGCTTTGAGAGGGCTTCAAGATGTGAAGATTCCAATGTACATTACTTTTGTAGCCTATTGGATTGTTGGGTTTCCAGTATCCTTTTACTTAGGAAAATATACAGATTTAGAGGCGGTAGGAATTTGGATTGGATTATTGGCGGGATTAACAGCGGCGGCTATATTTTTATACATTCGATTTTCTCGATTGACCAAGAAACTGGTTCTTTTGAATACAGCCGAATAA
- a CDS encoding prohibitin family protein gives MIVFIILGIILLVVSFTVNNSANPLSKFSNLLKIIGVLLLLIGVFSSMFKQIDAGKVGVKSLYGSVQPDVLESGLHVVNPLLDITVFDVQTQNYTMSAVHSEGAQEGDDAIRVLSNDGLEVVIDLTVLYRVIPNEAPKILKGIGESYTDKIVRPVTRTRIRDNAVYYDAVALYSTKRNEFQQRIFKSIEADFKSRGLVLEQLLIRNINLPESVKKTIESKINAEQDAQKMTFVLQKEKQEAERKRVEAQGIADYQRIISLGLTDKQLQYEQIKAQKEIATSPNTKIIFMGKGSAPVILSDK, from the coding sequence ATGATAGTATTTATTATTCTCGGAATAATTTTGTTAGTCGTTAGTTTTACGGTAAACAACAGCGCTAATCCTTTATCTAAATTTTCTAATCTTTTAAAAATTATTGGTGTTCTATTACTCCTAATCGGAGTTTTTTCTTCGATGTTCAAGCAAATCGACGCGGGTAAAGTAGGCGTAAAATCGCTTTACGGTAGTGTACAGCCCGATGTTTTAGAAAGTGGCCTTCACGTTGTTAATCCGCTTTTGGATATTACTGTTTTTGATGTACAAACACAAAACTATACTATGTCAGCTGTTCATAGTGAAGGGGCTCAAGAGGGTGATGATGCGATTAGAGTATTATCTAATGACGGTTTGGAAGTAGTCATAGACTTAACGGTTTTATATCGTGTAATCCCAAATGAAGCACCCAAAATTTTAAAAGGAATTGGGGAAAGCTACACCGATAAAATTGTACGTCCAGTGACGAGAACCCGTATTCGCGACAACGCTGTTTATTATGATGCAGTGGCTTTGTATTCGACCAAAAGAAATGAATTCCAACAACGTATTTTCAAAAGTATCGAAGCCGATTTTAAATCTAGAGGATTGGTGTTAGAGCAATTATTGATTCGAAATATCAATTTGCCAGAATCCGTAAAGAAAACCATCGAAAGTAAAATTAATGCCGAACAAGATGCTCAAAAAATGACCTTTGTTTTGCAAAAAGAAAAGCAAGAAGCGGAACGTAAAAGGGTAGAAGCACAAGGTATCGCAGATTACCAACGTATCATTTCTTTAGGGTTAACAGACAAACAATTGCAATACGAACAAATTAAAGCACAGAAAGAAATTGCCACTTCACCGAACACTAAAATTATTTTTATGGGAAAAGGAAGTGCGCCAGTGATTCTTTCGGATAAATAG
- a CDS encoding LTA synthase family protein produces the protein MKKIAHLRPIINFLLLGLCITTLSRIVLFFLFKERVVATENYGYLFPIGLRMDLILLCYLSLLPAVLISVFPEKWVLKIQSFLTVYFIFFLSLLLFFELATPNFIAQYDTRPNQLFIEYLIYPKEVIGMLYKGYMPSILATIVFLSAFIYALIRFRKHLFGVGNTSYKTKLLLFPLVAFLLFFGARSSLTSKRPINASNAIFSTDQLTNCLGLNSFYTLGFAVYSLKNEGNSDKMYGKMKPEEAIPRVKKYMDAKPEDFVDANFPLLHKSKSDTILQKPYNIVIILEESLGAEYVGSLGGLPLTPEFDKLTKEGTLFTNMYSTGTRSVRGIEAVVTGFLPSPSESVVKLNNSQKDFYTIASLLKARGYDTSFIYGGMANFDNMGAFFNGNGFSTIIDEPQYDPKTSAFHGTWGWSDEDVMVKANAYFKTLKDKPFVSLVFSSSNHEPFEFPDGRIQLYEKPKNTVHNAMKYADYAIGKFFALAKKEAYYKNTIFLVIADHNTRTYGKHLVPIHKFHIPALLIGPNIPKNTKYEKLCSQIDIQPTTLSKIGMNVITPMPGRNLFRLPATTQGRAIMQFHDVNAFRVEDQVVIMQPNKEPLQFKVSKDTIFTPVPLNKELAKDALSQVITASYLYKKSKYSIQK, from the coding sequence TTGAAAAAAATAGCCCACTTACGACCAATTATAAACTTTTTGTTACTTGGTTTATGCATCACTACGCTAAGCCGAATCGTTTTATTTTTTCTATTCAAAGAACGTGTAGTTGCCACCGAAAATTACGGGTATCTTTTCCCCATCGGTCTCCGAATGGATTTGATATTATTATGCTACCTTTCGCTACTTCCAGCCGTATTGATTAGTGTCTTTCCAGAAAAATGGGTACTCAAAATTCAGTCATTTTTGACGGTGTACTTTATCTTTTTTCTCAGTTTATTGCTGTTCTTTGAATTGGCAACACCAAATTTCATCGCACAATACGACACGCGACCTAACCAACTTTTTATTGAGTATTTGATTTACCCAAAAGAAGTCATTGGGATGTTATACAAAGGCTATATGCCTTCGATTTTAGCTACTATCGTTTTTTTATCGGCCTTTATTTATGCATTAATTCGGTTTAGAAAACACCTTTTCGGAGTTGGAAATACGTCTTACAAAACCAAATTACTCTTGTTTCCTTTGGTCGCCTTTTTGTTGTTTTTTGGTGCGCGTTCTAGTTTGACTTCCAAAAGACCGATAAATGCTAGCAACGCCATTTTCTCTACCGACCAGTTAACGAATTGTTTGGGATTGAACTCCTTTTACACGCTTGGTTTTGCTGTATATTCTTTAAAGAATGAAGGAAACTCCGATAAGATGTACGGAAAAATGAAACCCGAAGAAGCCATTCCTCGCGTAAAAAAATATATGGATGCAAAACCAGAAGATTTTGTCGATGCCAACTTTCCTTTATTACACAAAAGCAAATCAGATACGATACTACAAAAGCCTTACAATATTGTTATTATTTTGGAAGAAAGCTTAGGCGCCGAATATGTGGGAAGTTTGGGTGGATTGCCTCTAACACCAGAATTTGATAAATTAACCAAAGAAGGAACACTTTTTACCAATATGTACTCGACAGGCACTAGAAGTGTACGCGGGATTGAAGCCGTTGTCACTGGTTTTCTGCCTTCTCCATCAGAAAGTGTGGTCAAGCTGAATAACTCTCAAAAAGACTTTTATACCATCGCTAGTTTATTGAAAGCAAGAGGATATGATACCAGTTTTATTTATGGCGGAATGGCCAACTTTGATAATATGGGTGCTTTTTTTAACGGAAACGGCTTTAGTACCATCATTGACGAACCACAATACGACCCTAAAACTAGTGCTTTTCACGGCACTTGGGGTTGGTCCGATGAAGATGTAATGGTCAAAGCCAATGCGTATTTCAAAACACTAAAAGACAAACCTTTTGTGTCGTTGGTTTTCTCCTCTTCGAATCACGAACCATTTGAGTTTCCTGATGGCAGAATTCAGTTGTACGAAAAGCCTAAAAACACCGTACATAATGCGATGAAATATGCCGATTATGCTATTGGGAAGTTTTTTGCATTAGCCAAAAAAGAGGCCTATTACAAAAACACCATTTTCTTGGTCATTGCCGACCACAATACTAGAACTTACGGAAAACATTTAGTACCTATTCATAAATTTCATATACCCGCTTTGTTGATTGGTCCCAACATTCCAAAAAATACCAAATATGAAAAATTGTGTAGCCAAATTGACATCCAACCTACCACATTGAGTAAAATTGGAATGAATGTTATCACGCCAATGCCGGGTCGAAATCTGTTCCGTTTGCCTGCTACAACCCAAGGAAGGGCAATTATGCAGTTTCACGATGTGAATGCCTTCCGAGTAGAAGACCAAGTGGTTATTATGCAACCCAACAAAGAACCATTGCAATTTAAAGTTTCAAAAGATACTATCTTTACTCCTGTACCTCTCAACAAAGAACTGGCAAAAGATGCTTTGAGTCAAGTGATTACGGCTTCGTATTTGTATAAAAAGAGTAAATATTCTATCCAGAAATAA
- the meaB gene encoding methylmalonyl Co-A mutase-associated GTPase MeaB, producing the protein MANTNPKKSALHEIPGIASPESVSAVAANTIQSFRKKTPTPTELVQGILAGNITALSRAITLVESTNPKHLSQANEVINSCLSHVKESVRIGITGVPGVGKSTFIEAFGKHLTSLGRKVAVLAVDPSSTISHGSILGDKTRMEELVKDKNAFIRPSASGETLGGVARKTRETITLCEAFGFDTIIIETVGVGQSETAVHSMVDFFLLLKIAGAGDELQGIKRGIMEMADAIVINKADGDNIRKSNLAKVEFNRALHLFPTKKSGWTPTTTTCSAITKEGIPAIWETILSYIGTTQANQYFFEKRAAQNQYWMLETINEYLKNHFYNHPEIVPLLEKNKEAVAQNALSPFAAAQVILDTYFKK; encoded by the coding sequence TTGGCCAATACGAATCCAAAAAAATCAGCGCTTCACGAAATTCCGGGTATTGCTTCACCCGAAAGTGTTAGTGCTGTAGCGGCTAACACCATTCAATCGTTTCGAAAAAAAACACCAACTCCTACGGAATTAGTTCAAGGGATTTTGGCTGGTAATATTACCGCTTTGAGCCGTGCCATTACGCTAGTGGAAAGCACTAACCCTAAGCATTTGAGTCAAGCCAACGAAGTCATCAATTCGTGTTTGTCGCACGTAAAAGAATCCGTTAGAATAGGTATTACAGGAGTTCCCGGTGTTGGTAAAAGTACTTTTATAGAAGCTTTTGGAAAACACTTAACGAGTTTAGGCAGAAAAGTGGCTGTTCTCGCCGTCGACCCTAGCAGCACCATTTCGCACGGAAGTATTTTGGGCGACAAAACCCGAATGGAAGAATTGGTGAAAGATAAAAATGCTTTTATTCGACCTTCGGCATCTGGGGAAACCTTGGGCGGTGTGGCTCGAAAAACTAGAGAAACCATTACTTTGTGCGAAGCTTTTGGTTTCGACACCATTATTATTGAAACGGTAGGTGTTGGTCAAAGCGAAACTGCGGTACACAGTATGGTCGACTTTTTTTTATTGCTGAAAATTGCGGGAGCTGGCGATGAATTACAAGGCATCAAACGCGGTATTATGGAAATGGCCGATGCGATAGTCATCAACAAAGCGGATGGCGACAATATTCGAAAATCAAATCTGGCAAAAGTGGAATTCAACCGTGCTTTGCATCTCTTCCCGACGAAAAAATCGGGTTGGACGCCTACTACAACTACTTGCAGTGCTATAACAAAAGAAGGAATTCCAGCCATTTGGGAAACTATTTTAAGCTACATAGGAACCACTCAAGCTAATCAGTATTTTTTTGAAAAAAGAGCTGCACAAAACCAGTATTGGATGCTCGAAACCATCAATGAATATTTGAAAAACCATTTTTACAATCATCCAGAAATAGTTCCGCTATTAGAAAAAAACAAAGAAGCCGTAGCTCAAAATGCCCTTTCTCCATTTGCTGCTGCACAGGTTATTTTGGATACATACTTCAAAAAATAA